ACTTTTTCTCAAGTTTTAGCATAATCTCATTTTCACTTCTAATAACGGTGCCAATAGAACTGATTTTCATTTCTTCAATCAAAAACTCCTTTATTTGAAGTCAATTAAAAAGGTCAGGAAAGATCTGTCTTGATGCTAATTGCTGAAAAAGTCATTTTTATCAGCTAAATGATAGAAAAAATTGAGAGATATTGCTGATCTCTATTTCTGTCACAATTTCATTTTCCGTTAGAAAATTCTTTTAATAGACTTGATTAAAGTGGAATTATCTAGTATTCGTGCTCCAGTAGATTTATCTTAAGCAGTTTAATTCTCAGCAGTTCACCTCTATTTATGAGAATTTTTACAGCTTCACTTACTTGAATGTAACTGATGGTGGAATTTTAAAAAAAACTTTATCCTACCTTCTTTGAGAAAATGAGAAACTTGTTAATGAATTAGAAGATAAATATCTTTTCCTATTGTTTTACTAAATTCATAAAAAGTTCCTAATATACATAAACAGACTATTATTATAACTATTATTGTTAATACGGGATACCTGCTTCTTAACTGAGATAATTCACTTTTTAAACTCATTTTTACACTCCTGATATTGATAAAAATTTACCTTTGGACAATACCTGAAATAATAAGGACTTATAGAACTACTTTCTCAGGCCAGGGATTTTTTGTCCTGTTCACTTTTCACTTCTCACTATTCACTTTGTCCTAAAGATGATCTTGAGTGCTAATGCACAGAGGTAAGGGAAACCATAAATTCAAAATATTAAATTCATCAGGTAAATTTGAAATATGAATTGGAGAAACCGGACCGAAAACTATTCTATGAAATTCAGTTAATTGGAATGAATGCTTGGCATTAGCATCTGTTTTTTTGCAGATTATCTCATTGTCTGAGACAATTATTTGTAAAGTTCCATAATCTTTTACTTCTACTGTTACCTGGTCATGAGGAAGTTTTATAGTTTCATTTTTAAGTAATAAGAATGCAGTAATTACCCTCTCCAAATTAAATATTTGCCAGTTTCCTGAAGCATCTATCTTTCTATCTTCAACAATTGAATCCAATTTTCTACTAAGATCAAAACTCATAGATCTTATACGTTTCCAGCCATTGCTTAGATCAGTAAGTGCTTTAATCATCATAAGTTCAATATCTGCTGTCAGTGCATTTATTTCTGTAATAAACGATTTCTTCTTATCGACAACAAAATATCCAACAATTTTATTGTCGATTTTTCCTATATAAAGATCTGAATGGAAATCATGGCAAATATCAAAAAACTTCTCATTTTCTCTGTTAATATATACATCATTTTTTCTGTATATGTTATTTAAAGAGCTCAATATTTCAATATCATTTTTATAGCATAATTCTAATTTAAGTTTCTCGCAATCTATTTTATTATGTTTAAATGAACTTGTACTTATAGAATATTCATGCTCCATTCCACAGGCCTCAAAATTAAAGTATTTGTACCGATCTCGCTGACCTCCCAATAAAGCTAGATCAATATCATCACTTTTCATTTTGTCCACGGCGAACTTCATTAATGTTGTCATCATCCCCTTCCCTTTGAAATAAGGATGTGTGCAAACACCACCAATTTGGGATAATTTTAATGTTGTACCATTCACAATCATTTTTGCTGGGAAAATTCCAAGCATCGACCTGATTTTACCATTTTCTTTAATTGCATAAAATGATTTCATATTCTCTTCAGATTCTTTATAGACTGAAGGAATCATGCTGGGAAAATCATGTGGTGCAACATTCATGCTGAATGTCATATTCGACAGATCAATAGCTTCCTGAAAATCTTTTTTTGATAATTGTGTTACATTATATTTCATTTTTTCTCCAATATTATGCTTTATCCTGTTTTTTTAATCAATATTTTTCAAACAATTGTCCATAATGTTTGTGTCCCCGACAATTGTCGCGGATATTCCATTTAGATTCATTACAATAACCCCTTTTCTAATTTCAAACTCCTCATTTTCCCCCAAAACAATTTTATTTCCCTTGATTCAAGGTACAATACAGAACGAACTTTTTCTATCATTCCTGTCAAATAATTTCACTGTTTTAGAATATAAATTGTATTAAAATATCCAATAGATTAATTTTATAAGAGCCTTTATGAAAGAAGGTGTTTATCAGCAGGTTCGCTGTGGTTTAGAAATTATATCCTATGCTGATAAATGTGCTGATATCATCAGGATTCTGGTCGTTGCCCATCAGGGTAAACTCGATGGGTCCTATGGGAGAAAGGAATCCGGCAGTGGCAGACCAGCCTTGAGCATTAAAGTTTCGTTCAGGAACACCGTTAAAGTTTTGGATAACCCTGGCGGTATCATATCTGAGGATAAGGTATTTATCATGCAATGGCTGATACTGGAGCTTGAAGTAAGCAATATATGCTTCTTCGGCAGGAATTTCGCCAAAGTGGAATCCGGCAAGGGGTATTCCATTATTCTTTTCCGTGAAACCACCCACATAAAATCTTTCTTCATAGGGCACTTCACTGGCATCAGTAAATCCGGCGTAAGCTCTCATTGAGAGAGATACTTTATTACTCATGGGGATAATGGTTTCCGTATCAAAGGTGAAGCGGGTGAAATCTTTATCAAACAAAGGATCGTCCACATCGCTGAAGAAACTCTTTACTTCCATAAAAATGCGAGAACCTTCAGAGGGATAGGCAGCTTTATTTCTACTATCAGAGAGGAAGAAGCTGGAGATTCTGAGCCATTTGGACTTTTCATCAGTAACCCCCCATATAACGGGAGCGAAATCACTTGTGACCTTCACAATTCCGATATCAGCTGAAGCACCCAGGGCAAAGTTATTGGAGAAAATAGTTTTAATATCCAAAACCGTCCCGACATTTTCAACATTGAACAGAGCAATTTTTTCTCCCTGGTCATCGCAAAGATTTAAGGTGAACTGGTCATAATATGCATCCCAACCGAGTCCGATTCCTGGTTTCCAGCCAGTATGAATAAATTCATTCCAGCGGAAACCTTTGTTTTCTCCCAGTCTGGCATCAATAGTAATTTTTGATCCCTGGAAGACATAATTTCTGAAAGTTGTATTCAGAAGCATAGCGGCTTTCATATCACTGTCATAGTGGATACCAAAGCGGAAGATACTAGTGCTTTTCTCCAAAACCTTGATCGTGAGCAGATTACCTTCTGGAAGTGGCTGAAGTTTGTAAATAACCCTTTCAAAATAGCGTG
This portion of the Candidatus Stygibacter australis genome encodes:
- a CDS encoding GNAT family N-acetyltransferase, translating into MKYNVTQLSKKDFQEAIDLSNMTFSMNVAPHDFPSMIPSVYKESEENMKSFYAIKENGKIRSMLGIFPAKMIVNGTTLKLSQIGGVCTHPYFKGKGMMTTLMKFAVDKMKSDDIDLALLGGQRDRYKYFNFEACGMEHEYSISTSSFKHNKIDCEKLKLELCYKNDIEILSSLNNIYRKNDVYINRENEKFFDICHDFHSDLYIGKIDNKIVGYFVVDKKKSFITEINALTADIELMMIKALTDLSNGWKRIRSMSFDLSRKLDSIVEDRKIDASGNWQIFNLERVITAFLLLKNETIKLPHDQVTVEVKDYGTLQIIVSDNEIICKKTDANAKHSFQLTEFHRIVFGPVSPIHISNLPDEFNILNLWFPLPLCISTQDHL